In one window of Methanoculleus chikugoensis DNA:
- a CDS encoding zinc ribbon domain-containing protein has protein sequence MTDGIRTCQSCGMPMSAKEQFGTEADGALSKDYCTYCYRDGAFTAPGITIDEMAKIGGGMMAQMYAIPPEKAIAFTKEQISCLKRWAGREIALCESCGMPLARDEDAGTEADGSLSVKYCTYCYRDGGFIEPELTREQAIEQYAPMMAANLGMPLEKAKEMVGQYLSTLPRWRG, from the coding sequence ATGACAGACGGGATACGTACGTGCCAGAGCTGTGGGATGCCGATGAGCGCAAAGGAGCAGTTCGGGACGGAAGCAGACGGCGCACTCTCGAAGGACTACTGCACCTACTGCTACCGGGACGGGGCGTTCACGGCGCCCGGGATCACCATCGACGAGATGGCGAAGATCGGCGGAGGGATGATGGCACAGATGTATGCGATTCCCCCCGAGAAGGCGATAGCGTTCACGAAGGAGCAGATATCGTGCCTGAAGCGGTGGGCCGGCCGGGAGATCGCGCTCTGCGAGAGCTGCGGGATGCCCCTTGCCCGCGACGAGGACGCCGGGACGGAGGCGGACGGGTCGCTCTCGGTGAAATACTGCACCTACTGCTACCGCGACGGGGGGTTCATTGAGCCTGAGCTGACGCGGGAGCAGGCAATCGAGCAGTACGCGCCGATGATGGCCGCGAACCTCGGCATGCCGCTTGAGAAGGCGAAGGAGATGGTCGGCCAGTACCTCTCGACGCTGCCGAGGTGGCGGGGGTAG
- a CDS encoding Lrp/AsnC family transcriptional regulator, which translates to MDEIDDAILRELQKDGRMSMAELGSMLGIAPSTVFKRIEKLKNAGILERFTIVINQKCFEHTLVAFLNVRVHPDGKPEVEEFMRSLPSILELYEVLEPGDFFVKVRVQNISELKRSVLVPLSGLPGVRDIQTIISVRKVKEQT; encoded by the coding sequence ATGGACGAGATCGACGACGCGATCCTTCGGGAACTGCAGAAAGACGGGCGAATGTCTATGGCAGAACTCGGCTCAATGCTGGGTATCGCACCGTCGACGGTCTTTAAACGGATCGAGAAGCTGAAGAACGCCGGTATCCTCGAGCGGTTCACGATCGTCATCAACCAGAAGTGTTTCGAGCATACTCTGGTCGCTTTTCTGAACGTCAGGGTTCACCCTGACGGGAAACCGGAGGTCGAGGAGTTCATGCGGAGTCTCCCGAGCATCCTTGAACTCTACGAGGTTCTTGAGCCGGGCGACTTCTTCGTCAAGGTCCGGGTGCAGAACATATCCGAGTTGAAACGGAGCGTGCTCGTCCCCCTCTCCGGCCTTCCAGGGGTGAGGGATATCCAGACGATCATCTCGGTGAGGAAGGTCAAGGAACAGACATGA
- the thiD gene encoding bifunctional hydroxymethylpyrimidine kinase/phosphomethylpyrimidine kinase encodes MTDAQMIAACSVAGSDSGGGAGIQADLKTFTALGVFGLTVVTAVTAQNTREVRGTWVLPPDAVRTQMEAVADDFSIGAWKTGMLGNAPIVRSVAKTLPEGAALVIDPVMISTSGHRLLAEDAVRDLAELLIPRAAVVTPNIPEAEVLSRMRVTTVEEMHEAGQRILDLGARAVVVKGGHLAGGAAVDILVDRDGGLQLSGERYPYSVHGSGCCFSAALAACLARGMPVEEGFRAARAFIDTAIREAAGGTGPVRIVNPGGTIFHRG; translated from the coding sequence ATGACGGATGCGCAGATGATTGCCGCCTGCTCCGTCGCCGGTTCGGACTCGGGGGGAGGGGCGGGCATCCAGGCGGACTTGAAGACGTTCACGGCGCTCGGGGTCTTTGGGCTGACGGTCGTTACGGCGGTAACGGCCCAGAACACCCGCGAGGTGCGGGGAACCTGGGTGCTCCCGCCGGACGCGGTCCGGACGCAGATGGAAGCGGTCGCCGACGACTTCTCGATCGGAGCGTGGAAGACCGGGATGCTCGGGAACGCCCCGATCGTCCGTTCGGTCGCAAAGACCCTGCCGGAAGGGGCCGCGCTCGTGATCGACCCGGTGATGATCTCGACGTCGGGCCATCGGCTGCTCGCGGAGGATGCCGTCAGGGATCTTGCGGAACTCCTCATCCCCCGGGCGGCGGTCGTCACCCCGAACATCCCGGAGGCGGAGGTGCTCAGCCGGATGCGAGTCACGACCGTCGAGGAGATGCATGAAGCCGGGCAACGGATCCTCGACCTCGGCGCCCGTGCCGTGGTGGTGAAGGGCGGGCATCTCGCCGGCGGTGCGGCGGTCGATATCCTGGTCGACCGGGACGGTGGGTTACAGCTCTCCGGGGAGCGATACCCCTACTCGGTACACGGGTCGGGATGCTGCTTCTCGGCGGCGCTCGCTGCCTGCCTCGCCCGGGGGATGCCCGTGGAGGAGGGGTTCCGCGCGGCAAGAGCGTTCATCGATACGGCCATCCGGGAAGCAGCGGGAGGAACCGGGCCGGTCAGGATTGTCAACCCGGGAGGAACGATTTTTCACAGGGGATGA
- a CDS encoding AIR synthase-related protein: protein MDVEEISRRHLAAGTPDDEIVRLLSRDILSIKHHRVTPAYAGAFARAVLAEAKNSTGLAGDLFTFEPSGSTMGEFGVGSRGTGDFFAHRQLARIIGRTEAAVGVDEMDDAGAVRAGGDYIVTTVDGMHSRLSDFPFLAGFHVTRATLRDVYVMGAKPVALLSDIHVADDGDVAKIFDYTAGVSAVGEAMGVPLVTGSTLRIGGDMVLGSRMTGCVGTVGVANHLTARKQIAPGDVLLMTEGAGGGTITTAAIYSGFPEVVEETINLHFLKACEALLASDVLASIHAMTDVTNGGLRGDAYEMAETAGCRIVVVEDELRTLVEPKVLEMLDALEIDYLGVSLDALLVVAPPEAAPEIRRVVESAGVAMKEVGYVEEGAPESVLSVGGEIRDFTPRFRESAYTPVKKVVDEDKRDFEEMKAGVERAAEAALAKKERILSRLRSS, encoded by the coding sequence ATGGATGTAGAAGAGATCAGCCGCCGGCACCTCGCCGCCGGCACCCCTGACGACGAGATCGTGCGCCTTCTCTCCCGGGATATCCTCTCGATCAAGCACCACCGCGTAACACCCGCATACGCCGGGGCATTCGCCCGGGCGGTCCTCGCCGAAGCGAAGAACTCGACCGGCCTTGCCGGCGACCTCTTTACGTTCGAGCCCTCCGGTTCGACCATGGGAGAGTTCGGCGTCGGTTCGAGGGGAACGGGCGACTTCTTCGCCCACCGGCAGCTCGCCCGGATCATCGGCCGGACGGAGGCAGCGGTCGGCGTCGACGAGATGGACGATGCCGGCGCCGTCCGTGCCGGCGGAGACTACATCGTCACCACCGTCGACGGGATGCACTCCCGCCTCTCCGACTTCCCCTTCCTTGCCGGGTTCCACGTCACCCGGGCGACGCTCCGTGACGTCTACGTCATGGGCGCAAAACCCGTCGCGCTCCTCTCCGATATCCACGTCGCCGACGACGGCGACGTTGCGAAGATATTCGACTACACGGCGGGTGTCTCCGCCGTCGGCGAGGCGATGGGCGTCCCGCTCGTCACCGGCTCGACTCTCCGCATCGGCGGGGACATGGTGCTCGGCTCCCGGATGACCGGGTGCGTCGGCACCGTCGGCGTCGCGAACCACCTCACCGCCCGAAAGCAGATCGCCCCCGGCGACGTCCTCCTCATGACCGAAGGGGCAGGGGGCGGGACGATCACCACCGCCGCGATCTACTCCGGGTTCCCTGAGGTCGTCGAGGAGACGATCAACCTCCACTTCCTCAAAGCCTGCGAGGCGCTCCTTGCGAGCGACGTCCTCGCGAGCATCCACGCCATGACCGACGTCACGAACGGCGGGCTCCGGGGCGACGCCTACGAGATGGCTGAGACCGCCGGCTGCAGGATTGTCGTCGTCGAGGATGAACTCCGCACGCTCGTGGAGCCGAAGGTCCTTGAGATGCTCGACGCGCTCGAGATCGACTACCTCGGCGTATCGCTCGACGCCCTCCTGGTCGTCGCGCCGCCCGAGGCTGCGCCGGAGATCCGGCGGGTCGTGGAGTCCGCCGGCGTCGCGATGAAAGAGGTCGGTTACGTCGAGGAAGGAGCGCCCGAGTCCGTCCTCTCGGTCGGCGGCGAGATCCGGGACTTCACGCCCCGGTTCCGGGAGTCGGCATACACCCCGGTGAAGAAGGTCGTGGACGAGGACAAACGGGACTTCGAGGAGATGAAGGCCGGGGTCGAGCGGGCGGCGGAGGCGGCGCTCGCGAAGAAGGAACGGATCCTCTCCCGGCTCCGCTCTTCGTGA
- a CDS encoding nucleotidyltransferase family protein has product MRVFGSVARGEAGPESDLDLLVELEPGRSLLDHIALIQDLEEALGCRVDVVTETALKERYKKRILKEAVPL; this is encoded by the coding sequence CTGCGGGTCTTCGGCTCGGTCGCCCGGGGCGAGGCAGGCCCGGAGAGCGATCTTGACCTTCTGGTGGAGCTGGAGCCGGGAAGGAGCCTCCTCGATCATATCGCGCTCATCCAGGACCTGGAGGAGGCCCTGGGGTGCCGGGTGGACGTGGTGACGGAAACTGCGCTCAAGGAGCGCTACAAAAAGCGGATCCTCAAAGAGGCAGTGCCGTTATGA
- a CDS encoding HepT-like ribonuclease domain-containing protein, giving the protein MRDGIDRLLDILEAIKEIERYAIRGRDTFLQDELVQVWMVHHLQIIGEAAARLRRPEVFSRSAPSGTSRPS; this is encoded by the coding sequence ATGAGGGACGGGATCGACCGGCTCCTCGACATCCTGGAAGCGATCAAGGAGATTGAGCGGTATGCGATCCGGGGCAGAGACACTTTTTTGCAGGACGAACTGGTGCAGGTCTGGATGGTACATCATCTCCAGATCATCGGGGAAGCAGCCGCACGTCTTCGAAGACCAGAGGTCTTCTCACGCTCCGCTCCCTCTGGAACGTCGCGTCCCTCCTGA
- a CDS encoding HepT-like ribonuclease domain-containing protein, with translation MIGLRNVLVHAYSRVDPLEVWAVVDQDIPALEEEVVALLSLLGGTEGAG, from the coding sequence GTGATCGGCCTTCGGAACGTTCTGGTTCATGCATACTCCCGCGTGGATCCCCTGGAGGTCTGGGCGGTCGTGGATCAGGATATCCCCGCACTCGAGGAGGAGGTCGTGGCGCTCCTCTCTTTGCTCGGCGGCACAGAAGGCGCCGGGTAG
- a CDS encoding serpin family protein translates to MKKLLISGIGILVLALIVTGLAVCGTVPLSTNSISGVHVADDTVAAGNNRFAFDLYRQLANDPVHARDNLFFSPYSISSALAITYEGARGTTADEIESVLHLPTNETLRRAGFAGLDASLNRRSGNYTLRTANALWAEETYSFLPAYIDAAARWYGANVTNLDFVNDPRGSRETINRWVEEQTEDKIRDLLPADSIDDLTRLVITNAIYFKGTWVKQFDPAETAEEAFRIAQDEIVRVQMMHRTDEDAIYGYTETGTLQVLRMPYAHGNGTELSMLVILPKEDNLTAAEEALDPEKLDELRGSLTDRRVRVVFPKFTLETEYSLPKALAAMGMPTAFSPDADLSGMDGTDMLFVSDVVHKAFVDVNEEGTEAAAATAVIVAGGGAVGPETAPIFRADHPFVFLIVEKDSGTILFMGRVVNPEGP, encoded by the coding sequence ATGAAAAAACTATTGATCTCTGGAATAGGCATCCTGGTTCTGGCGCTCATTGTTACGGGACTGGCTGTCTGCGGGACCGTACCTCTGAGCACGAATTCCATCTCCGGCGTACACGTAGCCGACGACACTGTGGCGGCCGGGAACAACCGGTTTGCGTTCGACCTCTACCGGCAGCTTGCTAACGACCCGGTGCATGCGCGAGACAACCTCTTCTTCTCGCCCTACAGCATCTCCTCAGCCCTCGCGATCACCTACGAGGGCGCTCGCGGCACGACCGCCGACGAGATCGAATCGGTGCTGCACCTCCCAACAAACGAGACCCTCCGGCGGGCGGGGTTTGCCGGGCTGGATGCCAGCCTCAACCGGAGGAGCGGCAACTACACCCTCCGAACCGCAAACGCCCTCTGGGCGGAGGAGACCTATTCGTTCCTCCCGGCGTACATCGATGCGGCCGCCCGTTGGTACGGGGCGAACGTCACGAACCTCGACTTCGTCAATGACCCCCGGGGGTCGCGGGAGACGATCAACCGGTGGGTGGAAGAGCAGACCGAGGATAAAATCCGCGACCTTCTCCCAGCCGACTCGATCGACGACCTCACCCGGCTCGTGATCACGAACGCTATCTACTTCAAGGGTACCTGGGTCAAGCAGTTCGATCCCGCCGAGACGGCGGAGGAGGCGTTCCGGATCGCTCAGGACGAGATAGTGCGGGTCCAGATGATGCACCGGACGGACGAGGATGCAATTTACGGGTATACCGAGACCGGGACCCTCCAGGTGCTCAGGATGCCGTATGCGCACGGGAACGGAACGGAACTCTCGATGCTCGTCATCCTCCCGAAGGAAGATAACCTGACAGCGGCGGAGGAGGCTCTCGACCCCGAAAAGCTCGACGAACTCCGGGGCTCGCTGACCGACCGACGCGTCAGAGTCGTCTTCCCGAAGTTCACGCTTGAGACGGAGTACAGTCTCCCGAAGGCGCTCGCAGCGATGGGGATGCCGACAGCGTTCTCCCCTGACGCCGACCTCTCGGGGATGGACGGCACGGATATGCTCTTCGTCAGCGATGTCGTCCACAAGGCGTTCGTCGACGTGAACGAGGAGGGGACCGAGGCAGCGGCGGCGACCGCCGTCATCGTCGCGGGCGGGGGGGCTGTAGGTCCGGAGACCGCACCCATCTTCCGTGCGGACCACCCGTTCGTCTTCCTCATCGTTGAGAAGGATTCAGGCACGATCCTCTTCATGGGGAGGGTCGTCAACCCCGAAGGCCCGTGA
- a CDS encoding winged helix-turn-helix domain-containing protein, with product MEPVDIVLTKDTFEVLASETRLDILKTLSTRRMTVTELADSLNIAKSTVHHHLQRLAGSGFVAAGEDGHAWVYYALTPEGRALLQPHGGARIRILLAAGLASLAGGVCALAAFLTALVREEPVPPLAGGGGIPVPEGAPVELLIAGIALMVIGGALVAYAYVRWRKRRAATQSPDPAGGEAT from the coding sequence ATGGAGCCAGTTGATATCGTCCTGACGAAGGATACGTTCGAGGTGCTCGCATCCGAGACCCGGCTTGATATTCTAAAGACCTTATCCACACGCAGGATGACGGTCACGGAACTCGCGGACAGCCTTAACATAGCAAAGTCCACGGTTCATCACCACCTGCAGAGACTGGCCGGCTCCGGTTTTGTCGCAGCCGGGGAGGACGGGCATGCCTGGGTGTACTACGCGCTCACGCCGGAGGGACGCGCCCTCCTGCAGCCGCACGGCGGCGCCCGGATCCGGATCCTCCTGGCAGCAGGACTGGCAAGCCTCGCCGGAGGCGTCTGTGCCCTCGCGGCCTTCCTGACCGCGCTGGTCCGGGAAGAACCGGTGCCCCCGCTTGCGGGAGGGGGAGGCATCCCGGTCCCGGAGGGGGCTCCCGTGGAACTGCTCATTGCCGGGATCGCGCTCATGGTGATTGGGGGAGCCCTGGTGGCGTATGCCTATGTCCGGTGGCGGAAGAGGCGTGCAGCGACGCAGTCTCCCGATCCTGCGGGTGGGGAAGCCACGTGA
- a CDS encoding class I SAM-dependent methyltransferase codes for MKKVQQHYDEVADIYDERYDGSRGKYYHGHISDHVMRELPKDGFLLDVGCGTGLFVQRYVEEGGRAVGLDISPGMVRHGRQRCPESGFCVGTADVLPFKDATFDALASLLAFSYVPDPEGMLRECYRVLKPGGRIAVCTLSRTIFTSIVPVVYQMGEKVGLKKVGVGDFDEHYYTNVEIASLFREAGFEDVSVGRCSFAHLNLADPVFNLARKVEPIIEEKLPYLAYNVCAAGKKPKE; via the coding sequence GTGAAGAAAGTACAACAGCATTATGACGAGGTCGCGGATATCTACGACGAGCGTTACGACGGCAGCCGCGGGAAATATTATCACGGGCACATCTCCGACCACGTGATGCGGGAGCTCCCGAAAGATGGGTTCCTTCTCGACGTCGGGTGCGGAACCGGACTCTTCGTGCAACGCTACGTCGAGGAGGGCGGCCGGGCGGTGGGGCTCGATATCAGCCCGGGAATGGTCAGGCACGGGCGGCAGCGGTGCCCGGAGAGCGGGTTCTGCGTCGGTACGGCCGACGTCCTCCCGTTCAAGGACGCCACCTTCGACGCCCTTGCGAGCCTGCTCGCCTTCAGCTACGTCCCCGACCCGGAGGGGATGCTCCGGGAGTGCTACCGGGTCCTGAAGCCCGGCGGCCGGATCGCCGTTTGCACCCTCTCGCGGACGATATTTACGAGCATCGTTCCTGTCGTCTACCAGATGGGGGAGAAGGTCGGTCTGAAGAAGGTGGGCGTCGGGGATTTCGATGAGCACTACTACACCAACGTCGAGATCGCCTCGCTCTTCCGCGAGGCCGGGTTCGAGGATGTCTCGGTCGGGCGGTGCTCGTTTGCACACTTGAACCTCGCCGACCCGGTCTTTAACCTCGCACGGAAGGTGGAGCCGATCATCGAGGAGAAACTGCCGTACCTGGCGTATAACGTCTGTGCGGCGGGGAAGAAACCGAAAGAGTAG
- a CDS encoding AAA family ATPase: MLWSEIYRPRRCDDIIGQDEVVRHLTAFADSGSVPHMLISGPHGTGKTAAVECLARRLYGENWKANTTVFSATDLLGRGRSALETDERFSMVYRKDRSLIVNFKQIVKWYASMRPLDADFKLMVFEDAHGLTFEAQQALRRTMERYSATCRFIFVTVRPSTIIPAIASRCLPLFFAPIESGLVRARLEEILAAEGAAVPADDIDLIVHAAQGDLRRAIMYLQIAARAEKDFDLAEISRSETANVATSAFIALRDGNFDAARWIAESLMIEYGLSAREVVGELRQAVRREYNHPALAVALADADLRLTHNANDFVQINALLARIAREVFSEESTTAL; this comes from the coding sequence ATGCTCTGGAGTGAGATCTACCGCCCGAGGCGGTGCGACGATATCATCGGACAGGACGAGGTCGTTCGTCACCTGACGGCGTTTGCGGATTCCGGCAGCGTGCCCCATATGCTCATCTCCGGCCCGCACGGCACCGGGAAGACCGCGGCCGTCGAGTGCCTCGCAAGAAGGCTCTACGGCGAGAACTGGAAGGCGAACACGACCGTCTTCAGCGCGACCGATCTCCTCGGGAGGGGAAGGAGCGCGCTTGAGACGGACGAGCGGTTCAGCATGGTCTACCGCAAGGACCGGAGCCTGATCGTCAACTTCAAGCAGATCGTGAAGTGGTACGCCTCGATGCGGCCGCTCGACGCCGACTTCAAGCTGATGGTCTTTGAGGACGCGCACGGCCTGACGTTCGAGGCGCAGCAGGCCCTGCGCCGGACGATGGAGCGATACAGCGCCACCTGCCGGTTCATCTTCGTCACCGTCCGCCCCTCGACGATCATCCCCGCCATCGCGTCGCGCTGCCTGCCGCTCTTCTTCGCCCCGATTGAGAGCGGTCTTGTCCGGGCACGGCTCGAGGAGATCCTGGCCGCGGAAGGGGCTGCGGTTCCGGCCGACGACATCGACCTGATCGTGCATGCCGCGCAGGGGGACCTGCGGCGTGCGATCATGTACCTGCAGATCGCCGCGAGAGCGGAGAAGGACTTCGATCTCGCGGAGATCTCGCGCTCCGAGACCGCGAACGTCGCTACGTCGGCGTTCATCGCCCTCCGGGACGGCAACTTCGACGCCGCCCGCTGGATAGCCGAGTCGCTGATGATCGAGTACGGTCTCTCGGCGCGGGAGGTCGTCGGCGAACTCCGGCAGGCGGTCAGGCGCGAGTACAACCATCCGGCCCTTGCCGTCGCGCTTGCCGACGCGGATCTCCGGCTTACCCACAACGCAAACGATTTTGTGCAGATCAATGCACTACTTGCCCGGATAGCCCGGGAGGTGTTCAGTGAAGAAAGTACAACAGCATTATGA
- a CDS encoding 4-phosphopantoate--beta-alanine ligase → MIPKDHPRYRSLVARERIARCAREGVVALEGLAAHGRGEAFDYLIGEKTTESAALAARTAAAMLLSARHAVISVNGNTAALAAAEIAALQRASGADVEVNLFHRTEERIERINRLLTGNGVRVLRGTPERLVPLSHDRALCLPEGIGDADVVLVPLEDGDRCAALREMGKAVITVDLNPLSRTARTATLTIIDEVTRAIPAITAACASLAAGEAERLVASLDNTYLLRAAIDEMRERLAHALE, encoded by the coding sequence ATGATTCCGAAAGACCATCCACGCTACCGCTCCCTTGTCGCCCGCGAACGGATTGCCCGGTGCGCACGCGAGGGCGTCGTCGCCCTGGAGGGGCTCGCCGCCCACGGACGCGGGGAAGCGTTCGACTACCTGATCGGCGAGAAGACGACCGAGAGTGCCGCCCTTGCCGCCCGGACGGCCGCGGCGATGCTCCTCTCTGCCCGGCACGCGGTGATATCGGTGAACGGCAACACGGCGGCGCTTGCGGCGGCGGAGATCGCGGCGCTCCAGCGGGCGAGCGGCGCCGACGTCGAGGTGAACCTCTTCCACCGGACAGAGGAGCGGATCGAGCGGATCAACCGGCTTCTTACGGGGAACGGCGTCCGTGTCCTCAGGGGTACGCCGGAGCGGCTCGTCCCGCTCTCCCACGACCGCGCCCTCTGCCTCCCGGAGGGCATCGGGGACGCCGACGTGGTGCTGGTGCCGCTCGAGGACGGGGACCGGTGTGCTGCACTCCGGGAGATGGGCAAAGCGGTCATCACCGTCGACCTAAACCCGCTCTCCCGGACCGCCCGCACGGCGACGCTGACGATCATCGACGAGGTGACGCGCGCCATTCCCGCGATCACCGCGGCGTGCGCCTCCCTCGCTGCCGGCGAGGCCGAACGACTGGTCGCCTCGCTTGACAATACCTATCTCCTTCGGGCGGCAATAGATGAGATGAGAGAGAGACTGGCCCATGCTCTGGAGTGA
- a CDS encoding pantoate kinase, protein MVRTAVAFSPGHISGYFRRVEGAGPEKTGSVGAGVVISEGVRSTVEPARETSVRVVRQGHVSAGSPLIEYALERLGVAARVTTECRLPIGAGFGLSAAALLATLTAVNHLFDLGLSTEEVAARAHEAEVLHRTGLGDVAASRSGGVVCRKGPGIHAEITRIYPREPLYAVSLGALPTASVLSSAEAMERIAAAFPDRCPRDLPDFCRLSRGFAEKSGLIAPEVRRVLEACDAERVPASMTMLGNGVFACGGAAEQVLSPFGEVYTLRVARRGAYLIEVKP, encoded by the coding sequence ATGGTCCGAACTGCTGTAGCCTTCTCTCCCGGCCACATATCCGGCTACTTCAGGCGCGTCGAGGGGGCCGGCCCGGAGAAGACCGGGAGCGTCGGGGCCGGCGTGGTCATCAGTGAAGGGGTGCGCTCGACGGTTGAACCCGCCCGCGAAACAAGCGTCCGGGTGGTCCGGCAGGGTCACGTAAGCGCCGGGTCGCCGCTGATCGAGTACGCCCTCGAACGGCTGGGTGTCGCCGCCCGCGTCACGACGGAGTGCCGGCTCCCCATCGGCGCCGGGTTCGGCCTCTCGGCGGCGGCGCTGCTTGCGACGCTCACGGCCGTAAACCATCTCTTCGACCTCGGCCTCTCCACGGAGGAGGTGGCCGCACGGGCACACGAGGCCGAGGTTCTCCACCGCACCGGGCTCGGGGACGTCGCCGCGAGCAGATCCGGTGGGGTCGTCTGCCGGAAGGGGCCGGGAATCCACGCGGAGATCACCCGCATTTACCCACGGGAACCCCTCTACGCCGTGAGCCTCGGGGCGCTCCCGACCGCTTCGGTCCTCTCGTCGGCGGAGGCCATGGAACGGATAGCCGCCGCGTTCCCGGATCGCTGCCCCCGTGATCTCCCCGACTTCTGCCGGCTCTCGCGGGGGTTCGCCGAGAAGAGCGGCCTTATTGCGCCGGAGGTGCGGCGGGTGCTCGAAGCCTGCGACGCCGAGAGGGTTCCCGCCAGCATGACGATGCTTGGAAACGGCGTCTTTGCCTGCGGTGGGGCTGCGGAGCAGGTGCTCTCTCCGTTCGGAGAGGTCTACACCCTCCGCGTCGCCCGCCGCGGCGCATACCTGATCGAGGTGAAACCATGA
- the coaBC gene encoding bifunctional phosphopantothenoylcysteine decarboxylase/phosphopantothenate--cysteine ligase CoaBC translates to MKTLSGKTVVLAVTGSIAAVETVKLAHALRRRGATVQAVMTEAAAGIVHPDALTYATGRPAITRITGLVEHVLYCGEGGEADLLLVAPCTANTIGKIACGIDDTPATTFATTALGRRMPVVVVPAMHESMYRHPGVAENLRRLRSWGIDVVDPRIEEGKAKIADTNTIVLHAERAVSGRPLAGKRVLITSGACAEPLDDVRVLTTRSTGRMGQALALEAFRLGADVTVVHAGSIPCVRNVRATTAAGMRDAVLSVCRDEGVDIYVSAAAISDFAPERHEGKIPSGSPLTVRLNPLPKVIDEVMAACRPVTVAFKLGWDEEERARTMLEGGASVVVVNAPPTMGATEGSFRIMTARGARDVSGSKEEVARAIWSELL, encoded by the coding sequence GTGAAGACGCTTTCGGGAAAGACGGTGGTGCTTGCCGTGACGGGGAGCATCGCGGCCGTCGAGACGGTGAAACTCGCCCACGCCCTGCGCCGCCGGGGCGCGACGGTGCAGGCGGTGATGACGGAGGCAGCAGCCGGGATCGTCCACCCCGACGCCCTGACCTACGCAACGGGGCGGCCGGCGATCACCCGGATCACCGGCCTGGTAGAGCACGTTCTCTACTGCGGGGAGGGCGGGGAGGCCGACCTCCTGCTCGTCGCACCCTGCACGGCCAATACCATCGGCAAGATCGCCTGCGGGATCGACGACACCCCGGCCACGACCTTCGCCACGACGGCGCTCGGGCGGCGGATGCCGGTGGTGGTCGTCCCGGCGATGCACGAGAGCATGTACCGCCACCCCGGGGTCGCGGAGAACTTACGAAGGCTCCGCTCCTGGGGGATCGATGTCGTCGACCCCCGGATCGAGGAGGGGAAGGCGAAGATCGCCGATACCAATACGATCGTCCTCCACGCCGAGCGTGCGGTCTCCGGCCGGCCGCTCGCGGGGAAACGGGTGCTGATCACGAGCGGGGCATGCGCGGAGCCCCTCGACGACGTGCGGGTTCTCACCACCCGGTCAACCGGGCGGATGGGACAGGCCCTCGCGCTCGAGGCCTTCCGGCTCGGAGCGGACGTGACGGTGGTGCACGCGGGGTCGATCCCCTGCGTCCGAAACGTCCGTGCGACGACCGCGGCCGGGATGCGGGACGCGGTTCTCTCGGTCTGCCGCGACGAGGGGGTCGATATCTACGTCAGCGCGGCCGCGATATCGGACTTTGCCCCCGAACGGCACGAGGGGAAGATCCCGAGCGGTTCACCCCTGACCGTCCGGCTCAACCCCCTCCCGAAGGTCATCGACGAGGTGATGGCCGCCTGCCGGCCCGTGACGGTGGCGTTCAAACTGGGCTGGGACGAGGAGGAGCGGGCGAGAACGATGCTTGAAGGAGGCGCGAGCGTTGTCGTCGTGAACGCTCCCCCGACGATGGGCGCGACGGAAGGGTCATTCCGGATCATGACCGCCCGCGGGGCGCGGGACGTCTCCGGGAGCAAAGAGGAGGTCGCCAGGGCGATATGGTCCGAACTGCTGTAG